The Streptomyces sp. NBC_00659 genomic interval ACGTCGTCCCCGCCGTGTTCGACGGCGTTGGCGCAGGCCTCGGTGAGAGCGACGGAGAGGTCGTACGAGATGTCCGGGTCGACACCCGCGCTCTCCATCGTGCCGAGCAACAGGCGTCTGGCGAGCGGAACACTCGCAGCCTCGCGCCGCAGATGGAGTGACCACCAGATGCTCATGCTCCAGCCTCCCGGCCGCGGCTCGACATACCGTTACGTATTGCCGCAACCACCCGTGCGCAATCGCATACACGACGTGATGCCGCCCATACGGCCGACGCGCTCACATGAGGCAGCGGTGTATGCGCGAGCGATCCGACGCCGGACGACGGCCCTTCGGCCGTCCGCCGTCCGGCGGACGGACCGGTCACAAGCCATCAATCGGACCTGCCGCACGGGGCGTCGGGGCCCAGTGCGATGATGAGCCCGCCATGACTGCCCCCCACCAGCGTTCGGCGCGTTCCGGAGCAGGTCTCCGGACCCTGAGGGCCGCGGTGTTCGCCGCGGTCTGCGTCGTGCTGGCCGCGGCCGGTCACGGGATCGCCTCCTGCGCCACGGTCCCCTTGTGGACGCTGGGCGCCGGCTTCCTCGCGGTCTTCGCGGTCGCCGCGGCGCTGGCGGGCCGCGAACGCACGCTGCCGGGCATCGTGGCGCTTCTCGCGCTCGGCCAGACCGTGCTGCACACCCTCTTCGGACTCGGCCTGCGGACCGGTACGACGGGCACCGGGTCGTCCATGGGGGCGATGGCTCCCGGGATGCCGATGTCCGACGCCACGCTCGTGGCGCGCGCCGCCCGTCTGGTGTGCGGGACGGCCGCGGCGGCGATCAGCCCCGCGCAGGCCATGAAGATCCTCGCCGACGCGCGGATCGACACGGGCATGACCGGCATGACGTCGTCCATGCACCACGCCTCGGACGCCGTACCCACCGCCGCGGGGACCCCGATGCCGGTGCTGCCCTCCCTGCCGATGCTGCTCGGCCACGTGCTCGCGGCCGTCGCCGCCGGATGGGTGCTGCGCCATGGCGACCTGGCCCTCCTGCGGCTCATGCGCCTGTCGGCGCAGGGCGTCACGGAAGCGGCACTCGTGCGCTCCTTGCGGGCCGCCCTGACCCTCGTACGCGCCCTGCGTACGGGACTTCCGGGCGCGCCCGAGATCGCGCGCACGCCTCACACCGCGCCGCTCGCGCCCCTCGCTCCACGGACGACCGCTCTTCAGCACACCGTCGTCCGGCGCGGCCCCCCCGCCTCCACCGCGTTCACCCTCGTCGCCTGACACGACGCGCCGCTTCACGGAAATCCACGGAATTCCCCGGTCCCCGGAGTCCTCGACTCCACCGGCCGCACGGGGTTCACGGACCTTCTCGAAGGGGACGCGGTCGTGCCGCACGCGCGCGTACCCGCCGGGTCCTCCCGGGGTGCCGCTCTCGCCCCTTCCACGGGACACCGAGGCGCACGCGCGTCCCCTTTGTCACCGGACTGAATGTGGAGTGTCTCCTTCCATGAAGGCTTCTCGTCTCGCCGTCGTCGGCACCGCCGCCGCCACCGCCGTTCTCGCCCTGTCCGCCCCCGCGTTCGCGCACGTCTCCGTGCAGCCCGAGGGCGTGGCCGCCAAGGGCGGCTACACCGTCGTGAACTTCAAGGTGCCCAACGAGCGCGACAACGCCTCGACCACCCAGGTCGAGGTCAACCTCCCGGCCGACCACCCGCTGGCCTCCGTCATGCCGCAGCGGCTCGACGGCTGGACCGTGAAGGTCACCCGGTCCAAGCTCGACAAGCCGGTCACCGCGCACGGCGAGAAGATCGACGAGGCCGTCACCAAGGTCACCTGGACCGCCGACGGCAAGGGCATCGAGCCGGGCTTCTTCCAGAAGTTCCCGCTCTCCATCGGCGCGCTGCCCGAGGACACCGACACCCTCGTCTTCAAGGCGATCCAGACGTACTCCGACAAGGAGATCGTGCGCTGGATCGAGCCGCAGAAGGATGGTGCGGAGGAGCCCGAGCACCCGGCTCCGACGCTCGCGCTCACGGCCGCGACCGAGGGGGGCCATCACGGGTCCGCCGCCGCGGAGGACGCCTCCCACACGGAGGAGACCGCCGAGCACACCGACGAGGCGGCCTCCGCCACGGACAGCAGCGACACCACCGCGCGCGTACTCGGCGGCGTGGGCATCCTCGTCGGCCTGGCGGGCGTGGCGTACGGCGTCATGGCCGGCCGGCGGCGTACGAACGCCTGAGGTGCCGGCACACACCTGAGGCACTGAGACACACGCTCCTGGTGGGCACCGGAGGGGCGCGGACGCGGCTCCGTGGACCGGCTTGCGGCCGCACCCGGCCCGGCCCCGCCGCCTCGTCCGCCCCCCGGTGCCCACCGGAGCGCTCACATCTGGGACATTTTTCTATGCGCAAGAAGACGTACGCGACGGCCGCCCTGTTCGCCGCCGCCGCTCTGACCCTCTCCGCCTGCGGCAGTGGCGACGACAGCAACGCCGCCAACGGCCCGGTCGCCGCCGTGTCCGCCGAGGCCGGCTCCGCCAAGGCCGCGACGGTCCTGGACAACCCGTTCGAGAAGCCGGACCTCGTGCTCACCGACACGACCGGCAAGAAGTACGACCTGCGCGCGGAGACCAAGGGCCGTCCCACGCTCGTCTACTTCGGCTACACCCACTGCCCCGACTTCTGCCCCCTGACGATGAACAACCTCGCCGTCGCCAAGAAGCAGCTCCCGAAGGCCGAACAGGACAAGCTGCGCGTCGTGTTCGTCACCACCGACCCGGCCCGCGACACACCCGCCGCGCTCGGCACCTGGCTCAAGGGCATCGACCCCGACTTCGTCGGCCTGACCGGCGACTTCGCCACGATCCAGGCCGGTGCCCGTCGCCTCGGCATCACCATCGAGCCGACGACCAAGGACAAGAACGGCAAGACCGTCTCCGTGCACGGCACCCAGGTCATCGCCTTCTCGCCGAAGACCGACGCGGGCTATGTGCTGTACGGCGAGAGCGCCACCGTCGACGACTACACCAAGGACCTGCCCAAGATCGCCGAGGGGAAGACCCCGTGAGCCGCCGTACGGGCCGCCGCGCGGGACTCCTCGCCGCCTGTTCCCTCGTCCTGACCGCCACCGGGACCCTGGCGGGCTGCGGCTCGGGCGACTCCTCGTCGTCCCCGGCCGGTCCCGAACTCAAGGTCACCGGCGCCTACATGCCCGCCCCGAACATGGACACCATGGCGGCGGGCTTCTTCACCGTCACCAACTCCGGCGGCGCCGACACCCTCACCTCGGTCACCAGCGATCTCTCGGACGACGTGACGATGCACGCGACCGTGGGCGGCGCGATGGAGGAGAAGAAGTCCTTCGCCGTACCCGCCGAGGGCACCCTGGACTTCGCCAGCGGCGGCAACCACCTCATGTTCGAAAAGCTCACCCACAAGCCCGGACAGGGCGAGAAGGTGTCCGTGGAACTGCACTTCGCCAAGTCCGGCACGGTCAGGATCTCCATGCCGGTGAAGCCCGCGACATACACGCCGAAGACCGGACGCTGAGGGAGGCATCACCGTGACATCGACCATCGCCCCCCGCTTCAGGACCCTCCTGCTGCTGTTCCTCGCCGTCACCGGAGCGCTCCTGGCGGGCGCCGCGCCCGCCTCCGCGCACGCCGCGCTGACCGGGAGCAACCCGACGCAGGGATCGGTGGTCGACAAGGCACCCGCCCAGGTCTCGCTCACCTTCTCCGAACAGGTCTCGCTGAACGACGAATCGCTCCAGGTGCTCGACCCCAAGGGCGGGCGGGTCGACGCCGGGAGCGCGAGCGACCTGGGCGGCGACACCTACGGCCTGAAGCTGCGCCCGGGGCTGCCCGACGGCACGTACACCGTCACCTACCAAGTGGTGTCCGCGGACAGCCACCCCGTCTCCGGCGCCTTCACCTTCTCCGTCGGCGCTCCCTCGCAGACCTCCGTCACGCTGTCCGGCCAGGCGGTGGGGGGCGGCCTGGTGGGCTTCCTCTACGGAGCCGCGCGCTACTTGTCGTACGCCGGATACATCCTGCTCGTCGGCGGAGCCGCCTTCGTGCTGGCCTGCTGGCAGCGCGGCTCGGGCATCCGGCCGGTACAGCGGCTCGTGGTCTGCGGCTGGCTCACGCTCACCGCCTCCACACTCGCCCTGCTGCTCCTGCGCGGTTCGTACGTGGGGTCCGGCAAGGCCGGCGACATCTTCGACCTGACCCTGCTCGGCGAGGTGCTGCAGACCAAATCGGGCGCGGCACTGGTGTCGAGACTGCTGCTGCTCGCCGCGGCGGCGCTGTTCATCGCCGTGCTCTTCGGCGCGTACGCCAGACGCGACGAGGACGAACGCGCGGCCGGAGCGAACACCGGGAGCGGAGAGCCGGCCGAGGGAACGGACACCGGCGCCACGGACGCTGGTGCCACGGACACCGCTGCCACGGACGCCGAGGACCCGGACACCGAGGCCGGCCACCTGGCCGCGGAGAAGAACGACCTCACCTTCGGGCTCGCCGTCGGCGGCTCGGTCGTCGCGGCCGGCCTCGCCGCGACCTGGGCCATGGCCGAGCACGCCTCCACCGGTGTCCAGCCGGGTATCGCGATGCCCGTCGACGTCCTGCACCTGCTGGCCGTCGCCGTCTGGCTCGGCGGTCTGTCGACGCTGGTGGTCGCCCTGTTCCGGGCTCCGGCACAGACGCCCGTCGAGGCGACGACCGTCCGCCGCTTCTCCCGCCTCGCGTTCGGCGCCGTCCTCGTACTCGTCGCCACCGGGATCTACCAGTCGTGGCGCCAGCTCGGCTCCTGGTCGGCGCTCACCGACACGTCGTACGGACAGCTGCTGCTCGTCAAGGTCGGCCTGGTCGCCGTCCTCGTGGGCATCGCGTGGATCTCTCGGCGCTGGACCGCCCAGCTGTCCGAGGTGACGGCTCCCGAGGCCACCGCCGTCCTCGTGGAGCAGCGCTCCGAGCTGAGGACGCCCGCCACCGTCCCCGCCGACTCCCGGCGCGCCGCCCAGCTCGCCCGGCAGCAGGCCGCCGTGGACTCCACGCGCGACAAGCGGGTCCGTGACGCCGACCCGCACCGCTCGGGCCTGCGGCGCTCGGTGCTCGCCGAGGCGGGGGTCGCGGTCGTCCTGCTCGCGGTCACGACCGCGCTGACGGCCACCGAGCCGGGACGTACGGCGGAGGCGGCCCGGCAGGCCACCGCGTCCGCCGCACAGCGCTCCGGACCGCTGTCCCTGAAGATGCCGTTCGACACGGGCGGCGAGGACGGCAAGGGCACGGTGGAGGTCACCCTCGACCCGGCCCGTGTCGGCGGCAACCAGATGCACGTCTTCGTGCTCCGGCCGAACGGCAAGGCCTTCGACGTCCCCGAGGTGAAGGTCGCCTTCACTCTCACCGCGAAGAACGTCGGCCCGCTGCCCGTGACCCCCGACCGGGTCGCCACCGGGCACTGGGCGGCGAGCGGGGTGCAGATCCCCATGGCGGGCGACTGGAAGATCGCGGTGACCGTGCGCACCTCCGACATCGACCAGGCCACCGTGAACAAGAACGCGCAGATCGGCTGAACCTGACCATGGCTGACCAGTCCACCCCGGGGACCTCCGCCCCCTCCGCCCGAAAGGCCTCGTCCCCCGAGGCGTCCACCGGCACCGCGTCGCCGGGCGATGCCCCGCAGGGAGTCATGTCACGACGCCGGCTGCTCGGCACCGCCGGTGCCACCGGGCTCACGCTCGGAGCGGCGGGGGCAGCCGTGGGGTACGCGGCGGCACCCTCCCCCGCCAAGACCGTCCCGCTGACCTCCGTCGGCGCGGACATGGCAATGTTTCACGGGAAACATCAGCCGGGCATCACCACCACCCTCCAGGCCCGCGGCCACCTCGTCGCCTTCGACCTGACGGCGGGCGCGGGCCGCAAAGAGGCGGCCGCCCTGCTGCGCCGCTGGTCGGTGACGGCCCAGCGGCTGATGGCGGGCGAGGCCGCGGCCCACGAGGACACGGACGTCGCGCGCGACGCCGGCCCGTCGTCCCTCACCGTCACCTTCGGCTTCGGACACAGCTTCTTCGCGCGTACGGGCCTGGAGAAGCAGCGGCCGGTCGCCCTGGACCCGCTGCCCGACTTCTCCTCCGACCACCTCGACAAGGCGCGCAGCGACGGCGACCTGTGGGTGCAGATCGGGGCGAACGACGCCCTCGTCGCCTTCCACGCCCTGCGCGCGATCCAGAAGGACACCGGCAGCGCGGCGCGGGTGCGCTGGCAGATGAACGGCTTCAACCGCTCGCCGGGCGCCACCGCCGCGCCGATGACCGCCCGCAACCTGATGGGCCAGATCGACGGCACCCGCAATCCGAAGCCCTCCGAACCCGACTTCGACGGACGGATCTTCGTCCCCGCCTCCGGCACCCCGGAGTGGATGGCGAACGGCTCCTACGCCGTCGTACGCC includes:
- a CDS encoding YcnI family copper-binding membrane protein, which gives rise to MKASRLAVVGTAAATAVLALSAPAFAHVSVQPEGVAAKGGYTVVNFKVPNERDNASTTQVEVNLPADHPLASVMPQRLDGWTVKVTRSKLDKPVTAHGEKIDEAVTKVTWTADGKGIEPGFFQKFPLSIGALPEDTDTLVFKAIQTYSDKEIVRWIEPQKDGAEEPEHPAPTLALTAATEGGHHGSAAAEDASHTEETAEHTDEAASATDSSDTTARVLGGVGILVGLAGVAYGVMAGRRRTNA
- a CDS encoding SCO family protein, whose product is MRKKTYATAALFAAAALTLSACGSGDDSNAANGPVAAVSAEAGSAKAATVLDNPFEKPDLVLTDTTGKKYDLRAETKGRPTLVYFGYTHCPDFCPLTMNNLAVAKKQLPKAEQDKLRVVFVTTDPARDTPAALGTWLKGIDPDFVGLTGDFATIQAGARRLGITIEPTTKDKNGKTVSVHGTQVIAFSPKTDAGYVLYGESATVDDYTKDLPKIAEGKTP
- a CDS encoding copper chaperone PCu(A)C, which translates into the protein MSRRTGRRAGLLAACSLVLTATGTLAGCGSGDSSSSPAGPELKVTGAYMPAPNMDTMAAGFFTVTNSGGADTLTSVTSDLSDDVTMHATVGGAMEEKKSFAVPAEGTLDFASGGNHLMFEKLTHKPGQGEKVSVELHFAKSGTVRISMPVKPATYTPKTGR
- a CDS encoding copper resistance CopC/CopD family protein → MTSTIAPRFRTLLLLFLAVTGALLAGAAPASAHAALTGSNPTQGSVVDKAPAQVSLTFSEQVSLNDESLQVLDPKGGRVDAGSASDLGGDTYGLKLRPGLPDGTYTVTYQVVSADSHPVSGAFTFSVGAPSQTSVTLSGQAVGGGLVGFLYGAARYLSYAGYILLVGGAAFVLACWQRGSGIRPVQRLVVCGWLTLTASTLALLLLRGSYVGSGKAGDIFDLTLLGEVLQTKSGAALVSRLLLLAAAALFIAVLFGAYARRDEDERAAGANTGSGEPAEGTDTGATDAGATDTAATDAEDPDTEAGHLAAEKNDLTFGLAVGGSVVAAGLAATWAMAEHASTGVQPGIAMPVDVLHLLAVAVWLGGLSTLVVALFRAPAQTPVEATTVRRFSRLAFGAVLVLVATGIYQSWRQLGSWSALTDTSYGQLLLVKVGLVAVLVGIAWISRRWTAQLSEVTAPEATAVLVEQRSELRTPATVPADSRRAAQLARQQAAVDSTRDKRVRDADPHRSGLRRSVLAEAGVAVVLLAVTTALTATEPGRTAEAARQATASAAQRSGPLSLKMPFDTGGEDGKGTVEVTLDPARVGGNQMHVFVLRPNGKAFDVPEVKVAFTLTAKNVGPLPVTPDRVATGHWAASGVQIPMAGDWKIAVTVRTSDIDQATVNKNAQIG
- the efeB gene encoding iron uptake transporter deferrochelatase/peroxidase subunit, producing MADQSTPGTSAPSARKASSPEASTGTASPGDAPQGVMSRRRLLGTAGATGLTLGAAGAAVGYAAAPSPAKTVPLTSVGADMAMFHGKHQPGITTTLQARGHLVAFDLTAGAGRKEAAALLRRWSVTAQRLMAGEAAAHEDTDVARDAGPSSLTVTFGFGHSFFARTGLEKQRPVALDPLPDFSSDHLDKARSDGDLWVQIGANDALVAFHALRAIQKDTGSAARVRWQMNGFNRSPGATAAPMTARNLMGQIDGTRNPKPSEPDFDGRIFVPASGTPEWMANGSYAVVRRIRMLLDDWEKLSGKAQEDVIGRRKSTGAPLSGGTESTAMDLDKTDADGNLVVPINAHARITRPDRNGGAAMLRRPFSFHDGIDAEGTPDAGLLFVCWQADPVRGFVPVQRKLDRGDALSEFIRHESSGLFAVPGGAVEGEYVGQRLLEG